The following nucleotide sequence is from Hippoglossus stenolepis isolate QCI-W04-F060 chromosome 18, HSTE1.2, whole genome shotgun sequence.
tttaattctgaaaaaatacttttggttTTCAGACAAGCATCAGTCATTTCCCTCTCGGCCAGAAGAGGATGCTCCGGAAAATTATGTAAACATAAATTTGCCTTTGAGCCAAAATCGTCAGGCTGTTTTTCTCAAGATTATCTTCTCCACTTCATTAGTTTATTTCTTTCTTAAccttctccccttctttctctcactccttctTCCCCCACCACCTCAtcactcacctcctcctcctcctcctcctcctcctcctctccgtccccctccctctgttattcccctcctccctgcacTGCCGTCCAGACGCACACTTTTCCCCGTGGAGCGTCTGCAGTGTGCTGCCAGTGTGAGAGCTGGAGAGACACTCgggcaacacacagacacgacgGAGAGGAaacttcagaaaacaaaaacttttttaCTGCAACTTCTTGTTGTTTCTCCAACTTTGGATGCAAGACCTACTTCTGCTTCTTCTGGTTTCCTCCGAGAGTTGAATTATTTCCCTCAGAAAGCTGCGATGCTTCCACTGTACCTCCTGACTTTTGCTGgtgagtttgttttaatggtgtatGAGGGCACGGTGCTGGTAATGCCAGTTGCCGTGATTCATACTTaccattccctctctctctctctctctctctctctaattgttccctttctctccttttccctgTCTGCGGTCACAGCCGCCGTCCAAGCCCACAACCAACTGCTGCCAGGCTCCTGCAACTTTGAATCCAGCACCTGCGAATACACGTCAGATGCAGACTTCGCGAGCTGGAGCCTGCACAAAGATGGTACTGCACTTCCACAGATCTCACACCGTGTCTTCACCCCTCGGTTTATAAACCTCttcagtttaaatgtttgtattgtgGCTGTTACCAGTAGCAGGAACAGGTTTTTTCGCTGTGATGCTGAGTTTGGCCGTACCACCACATCTGGTGTGCATAGATTCCAGCATCTCAGTCTGCACATCTGGAGTGAGTGAAGGAACACATTTAGGTATTCTGCTTGAGCTGGTACGGCGGCTGATGCAGACGAGCGCTGAACACGCCCAAATCTACGTAATGTCACAGTGATCAAAGAAAACAGACGCATGCAGATGAGATGCTTTTTACGATTTAATTAACGTCATAATTTAAGTGTCATAAACGTCTCCAACATTTGCTGCATCTGCACACATGTGGATTCATTGTGTGGCGGTTTAAGTCCTTGCAGCAAATATTGAGAGGGGCCTGACTGTGGGGCCCCAGCTGCAGGGCCCCCGTCACATGAGCTGGGGCCAGGTTTTAAGAGGTGGAGGTCATGTTGATGTTACAGGAAACTCTCTCAGATCTTTAACTCCACTTCAATCATACAAAACCCGTCCATAAACCTAACCACTTACATTTGAAAAGGCACGTCAGCAAGAATCGGTTCAGGTGCTGGTCAGATTCCAGAGGCCGACACCGGCCCCAAGCCGGCAGGTTGCTGCTGACACATCAGACGGACGTGATTGGGCAAGAGTCAGACTACATCTGTGCAAGTGCAGCGTCTGAACTTATTCAAGATAAACGTTCATCTGTCCAAACAAAAATGATAATTATGTTCCACCCTGTGATTAACTGTGTGTTCCTTTGCAGGGATGGTGTCAGGAGGCTTTTAGCAGAAAGACATTTGCTTTGTGCACAAACACCCTGTTAACTATGGACAGAGCTAAGCTAGCTGCTTGATGCTAGCACTGTACATAACCCACAGACGTCAtacactcattggcataaccACAAACAACAAAGTCATTATCAATTAACTCATTGGTTTTTTGTCTTATGAATCATATTAATTAGGTTCAGAAATGTGGGAAACAATCCAAAATGTCAGTTTCTATTTAATCATATATTCAAACTGCTTATTTTGTCTGAGCAACAATCATTAACAACTAGTagtgttgaaaaaaaatcctcctgtTTGAGAAACTAAATGGGACGAACGTGAACCAATCACATCCTAATGAATTTGCCTCAGCAGGATTGAGTCGTACAGTCACTTCCTCCACTGTCCTGCTGCTCCAGTAACTCTTGTATCTGCTGCCAGACTCTGTTGTGAAGGGTTGGGGGGTTTTCCCACCACATTTCTCTGCTCAAACTTTTCTAAAAAACCTCCACAGCCcgtctcgctgtctctctctcctccgggATACGTCAgccactttctcttttcctgtttccATCCTCGTTGCCGCCGGCTCGTTAAAAAAGGTCAGGGCAGTTGGTGCGTTAATGATGTGCTCGTGCAGTTCTTGCTCATTTGTTCTCCGTCCACTTCTCTCTTGTGCTCTGTGCTGCACAGTTTGAGCTCTAACCGAAAAACAAGCCGTCTCATAAACGCTTTGTCCTTCTTCGGCAAGTTCTGCATATTGAGACAACATGTTTGCGTGTGAGGCCACGTTACGTAAATACAAACATTCATCTTGAATTGACTGGACTGAATGTGTGGAGAAATGAGctcagccctgtgtgtgtgtgtgtcagtgaatacacatgaatacacatgtGTTCGTCAGGATGCAGCCGCCCGGAGGCAGCGAAGGCTTTCTACAGGGAAAAGTAATAAATGACAGACGAGTGAAGGGATCTCCGAGCGCCCTGCAGCACAGAACAAGCTCAGAGTCGATGTTGCTGTAAGAGCTGAGCTGGATTTCACGTTGCACCAGGTCACCAAGTAGTTTGTCTTTGGACATCCTCGTGCAAAATGTCTACTTCCGTCAAAACACACGTGCAACTCAACTTAGACTCTCTTGACATTGTGTCTCATCTAATTCCTCACACCTTCTGGTTCCAGGTCACTTTGTGGCAGTGGACACGGTGGATGGTGCAGGTGAGAAACCCCAGGGCGGGACCACAGGGGTTCTGCTGAGTCCGGCTCTGGAGCAGAGCGAGTGGAGCTGCCTGAGGCTCGTGTACCAGATCACGGGTTCTGGGAGCCTGGAGGTCCTGCAGCGCTCCGAGGGAAGGAGCTTCGACAGGCCTCTGTGGAGCAGCCAGGCCCCCTCCGACAGCTGGGTCATCTCCAGCATGGACCTGCAGAACAACACGGAGCCTTACAGGGTAAAACGCAGACGTCCAATCTGTGTTTGAAACGTTCCAGCATCAAAGATAAACACGTCTAAAGCTTCTCTAGCGGTCTCTGAAGGCTGTTCAGGGTTTATTCCATaatatgaaaacattaacaTACAGACAGATGATGGAGCGAAAGAAAAGGGCCTCAACTTTTTAGAATGGaaagggttcatcctctgaggagtttgaatgtttttcatgtttttgcatCTGCTAGATTTCGATTCTTataatttgacatttgacattttggagtTGTGTCTTTAAGAGGGCAGGAAGATTAAAAACCATTCAGCATCTGGGGACAATGAACACAAGTAAGTTTTATATAAATCCAGCTTTTAGTGTTTGGGGCATCGCAGATAAAAGTTATGCATAACTATAAATCTAGTTTTATACATGATGGAGTTCAAGGACCGCTCTTAAAAACTATAGAAAATATGAGATTTAGAGCAAAATATATAGAGAAAGAGACCAAATGTTATGATGGTATGAAAATTGTCATATTACAAGAGAAAGAGTCATAACATCTCtactaaataatcaaatttGACCAAAATAATAGTATTTGAAATGACGTTCTAATTtcgaaagcaaaaaaaaatctatttcttcATTAGGAAACCATCACAGATGCATGGGGGGGGGAAAATCAAGCTGAAATTAGGTCATGAGCAACGTAGCCGTCGATTCCTCTGAAGCTGCTAAATTAGATAAATTACTGTGGTGATTGCAAACATCATAATGTTGTAATAACTACAGCTGCTGATTTTCCAGCCCTGGTTCTTCAAAGCCAaacatcagagctgcaggaaacaACTTTTCCCTGCAGCTGTTTAAAGAGAAGACAGATATAGGTTGAGATTAAACACACAGGCCAATATGAAgcgtgtaacacacacacacctccagggACACACACTATCCAAACACTGTGGGACGAGTGCAGCACATGTTTATATTACGTGCAGCGGCGGAGTCGACTCTGACAGGGTCGTGACCTCGGTAATGCAGGCCCgtgctgtggggggggggggcccctCCGCGCATAAACACGTTCCAGTCCAGACCAAGGTGGAAAAATGTTAATTGTATATCACAGGTTTAAATTTAGCACTGAAAGGTCGATGTTTACTTTTCTCTCCACACAAAAGCCACCAAACTATTGTTGAGTGGCCAAAATGACCTCAGTCCCGGTAAagcatgtttttaaatcatcgccacagaaatgaaaactgcaTTAATGTGAGAATTGTTAATTATGATGGAACGTGAAGATTGAAAGCAGGAAGGAAACAGCTGGTCATCTGTTTACTTCCTCTAAAGTGATGGAATGTTTTTAATTGCGTGGATTCAACAAATCTGAATCAATATTGTCACGAAAGAGATTTATTAGACGTATGTATCTAACTGCACATTTGCTCTCGTCAAGTCTATTTCCTGTTCACTCCGTTCTACTTTTTTAATAGTTAGTTCttctcaggagttggtggagaccaaaatcAAGTTAAAAGGAAGTGAATGTTGGTTAAAGTCTCCTTTGAGGTTTATAGATTTAAATATTTGCTGTTCGTTGCTTCAATGTTTGAATCGTATAATATTAATCTAATTAAGTTAAATGTGGGATTTGACCcgaccccccccacacacacacgtacgggCCCTGACCTCATGTTATAATCAGggtgtttctcttcctctctgagtcATTTTACATTAAACCTGTTACTCACGCGAGCTCTGAAACTAAATTGgatttctctgtttctcatGCGTGACCTCCCTCCGACCCTCCGTACTGTAGCTCACTGTCTATGATGTCACTCGCCGTGTATCCCTGGGTAACGTTAATGAGCACGTGTTGTTGATTAGGTCGTCATCGAGGGTAAACCTGGAGGGAGCCCGGGGAGCAGCGTGGCCGTCTTCGAGATCCACATCAGCCCCGGATTCTGCCTGGGTCGGTgacttcacacacatgcacagagtgTGCACGGCTGGACTCAGACCATCTGGTGCCATATACAGTTACAGCGGCACGATTGTTGACGATGGTTCATGTTCTCTGCCTCCAGAGTGCGACTTCGAGGAGTCTCATCTGTGTGGATACAGTAACCAGTGGAACGCCAATGTGAACTGGTACgtgggaggtgggggggccCAGCTCCTCAGCAACGGCGTGCTCGACGACCACACGTTCAAAAACAGGACAGGTGAGTGACACGTGAACCACATCTGCACAAAGGTGAGTCGGAGCCCTGCAGGTTCTCATGTGGGATGAAATAATTTACCTTACTTAAACAAGATTTTCCTTTTAACCGTCTTTTTGATCATTTGAACTATTGCCTTTCAAATCTGGGGCTTTTATGTTCTCGAAATAAAGATAATTAGTGTTCCTGACTGACTTCCTCTCAGGTCACTTGATGTACGTGGACTCCATCTACGCCAAGACCTTCAAGGAAGTGGCCAAACTGGTTTCTCCCATGACGACGGTGCCGATGTCCGGCTGCCTGAGTTTCCAGTACCAGCGGAGCACGGAGAGAGGGAACCTGTTCTCCGTCTTCACCCGCGACCGCCTGGGCCAGTACCAGGAGCTGTGGAGGCCGGAGCTAGAGGAGCAGAGCGAGTGGAGCGGGACGCTGGGCGAGTGGATCCCTGTGCAGGTGGACCTGAAGGCCCCGTACTCTGTGCAGGTCAGCGTGGTGCCACACATCAGCTGCACGTCACATAAACAGATACTAAGACTCCTGAAATGAGTAGATTCACACTTCATAACCTCCGTGGTGGACGTAGAAGTTCTGTCGTGGCTGCTGGCACCAGAAAAAACATCCTAAAATCAACAtctgtgcatttctgtgtgtgtgtttatgagcgTCTGTCTCCATACGTCCGTCTCAGGTGGTGTTTGAAGTGGCGTTTAACAGTCCAAGAGGCGGACGAGTGGCCGTTGATgacatttccttttcttcagagttctgcagctcagacaccGGTGAGCTGCTCTCACGGTCGTTCTAAACACGATCGTTTAAATGCCACCGTTAAAACAGTCCTGTTTATCTCAGAGTTATCTCAAAttgaaggaggaggacaaagggaggacaggggggggagggatgaggacacacaaacaatagatCAGATTTTACAAGAACTAAAAGACCATTGACCATAGAAGGAACAGTAGTTTGTCCTGTGGGtggtaaaaagaaaatcattggCAAAGAGGGGTCAAACAAAACGtatcatcctccagcaccttcaAATTTGAGAAAAGGCCTGAACACAATATGAATTCTTATCTCCTTCCACGTGTCTCCACAGAgccgacctttgacccctcCATCGCCAGCTGTGACTTCGAGTCCGGCTTCTGCAGCTACACCCAGGACCAGGTGGCGGGGTCGTCGTGGAGGAGAGTGTCCGTGAAGCCCAACATCTTCAGGAACGGGGACcacaccacaggagcaggtgGGGGAAACAGAGAACTCATCACTGTTAACAGAAATGATGCAACCGGCTTTAAAACAGTGAAACCATTGAATGAAAACGGTCTCAAACAAAGAAGGCTGTGAAACTAAGATCTGCACCAGGCGTCGGTGGCGATTGGAACGTCCCCGACGAGCAGATTCCTCAAGAAAATAAACGCTGTCTTCTTCCTGCAGGATCCTTCTTGTTGGCTCACTCTCGGCTAAACCCACGCTCCGGCTACGTCAGTCGCCTGACGGGTCCGACTCTGCCCGGGAACATGAAGTACTGCCTGAGATTCTACTTCTCTCTGAGGGGTGAGCAccaccacacactcactgaaGGATATTAG
It contains:
- the LOC118125719 gene encoding MAM domain-containing protein 2, which codes for MLPLYLLTFAAAVQAHNQLLPGSCNFESSTCEYTSDADFASWSLHKDGHFVAVDTVDGAGEKPQGGTTGVLLSPALEQSEWSCLRLVYQITGSGSLEVLQRSEGRSFDRPLWSSQAPSDSWVISSMDLQNNTEPYRVVIEGKPGGSPGSSVAVFEIHISPGFCLECDFEESHLCGYSNQWNANVNWYVGGGGAQLLSNGVLDDHTFKNRTGHLMYVDSIYAKTFKEVAKLVSPMTTVPMSGCLSFQYQRSTERGNLFSVFTRDRLGQYQELWRPELEEQSEWSGTLGEWIPVQVDLKAPYSVQVVFEVAFNSPRGGRVAVDDISFSSEFCSSDTEPTFDPSIASCDFESGFCSYTQDQVAGSSWRRVSVKPNIFRNGDHTTGAGSFLLAHSRLNPRSGYVSRLTGPTLPGNMKYCLRFYFSLRGFNQTDQALAVYLQQSGGSQEKIWSQGEKSRGIWIAADVTFHTSQPAKVVFVSTCRSFWDCGSVALDDMSVKLGDCELPATGTLSSPLPGHCDFEAGLCGYTQDKHTDAADWERRRGPTPTSYTGPRGDHTAGLGYYLYLEASPMLSGQSARLLSRPLRGSRGSQCLSFYYHMYGSGIGQLSVHLDKGGEDVLLWQQSSEQSIAWLRARVEYQSDSLHQLVFEATRGPSVRSDIAIDDIILEGGPCPEMEIQATVGTSNEIE